The following are encoded together in the uncultured Sphaerochaeta sp. genome:
- a CDS encoding desulfoferrodoxin family protein — protein MAKKLHFYRCPICHSMVDLVHDEGHSLHCCETEMQLLKPRTADERDANHEIVLTHRGDLLYVKVGSKPHPQSDDHQITTIFLVTKHHTRRHDIRKGTPASAVFTDTDHGDVYAYCNKEGLFKVSF, from the coding sequence ATGGCAAAGAAGCTTCACTTCTATCGTTGCCCCATCTGCCATTCAATGGTTGATTTGGTACATGACGAGGGGCACTCCTTGCACTGTTGTGAAACAGAAATGCAACTCCTGAAACCTAGGACCGCTGACGAGAGAGACGCAAACCATGAAATAGTACTCACTCACCGAGGGGACCTGCTCTACGTAAAAGTGGGAAGCAAGCCTCATCCCCAGAGTGATGATCATCAGATTACTACCATATTCTTGGTGACCAAACACCATACTCGGCGCCATGATATACGCAAGGGGACTCCTGCCTCTGCGGTATTCACCGATACTGACCATGGAGATGTATATGCCTACTGCAACAAAGAAGGATTATTCAAAGTCTCTTTCTAG
- the pstB gene encoding phosphate ABC transporter ATP-binding protein PstB — MQATEAESFEFLGKSEPNTKQEIITLEDVNIHYGNFQAVKDASLPIYEKQVTAFIGPSGCGKSTVLRSINRMNDMIRGATIDGKVLFHGHDLYAKDVDPVLIRRSIGMVFQKPNPFPKSIYENITWGAKINGFRGDYDELVETSLQKAALWDEVKDKLKQNALRLSGGQQQRLCIARTLAVQPEVILMDEPASALDPIATGRIEELILELKKYYTIVIVTHNMGQASRVSDHTAFFMVDEKRTGYLEEYAPTEQLFLNPAHKKTEEYISGKFG, encoded by the coding sequence ATGCAAGCAACAGAAGCAGAAAGTTTTGAATTCCTAGGGAAATCAGAACCAAATACAAAACAGGAGATCATAACCCTGGAGGACGTTAATATCCATTACGGCAATTTCCAAGCAGTAAAGGATGCTTCTCTTCCCATCTATGAGAAACAGGTTACGGCATTCATTGGACCTTCTGGGTGTGGGAAGAGTACCGTGCTGAGAAGCATAAACCGAATGAATGATATGATCAGGGGGGCAACGATTGATGGCAAGGTACTCTTCCATGGCCATGATCTCTATGCAAAGGATGTTGATCCGGTTCTGATCAGAAGAAGCATCGGCATGGTGTTCCAGAAACCCAATCCTTTCCCCAAGTCGATTTATGAGAATATTACCTGGGGAGCAAAAATCAATGGATTCAGAGGGGATTATGACGAGCTGGTGGAGACCAGCCTGCAAAAGGCGGCTCTCTGGGATGAGGTCAAGGATAAGCTCAAGCAAAATGCCCTGCGCCTCAGTGGAGGACAGCAACAGCGTCTTTGTATTGCAAGGACCCTGGCCGTACAACCCGAGGTAATCCTGATGGATGAACCAGCCTCAGCACTCGATCCCATTGCAACAGGCCGTATTGAGGAGTTGATCCTCGAGCTGAAGAAATACTACACGATTGTCATTGTCACTCATAATATGGGTCAGGCATCACGTGTTTCAGACCATACTGCATTCTTCATGGTTGATGAGAAGCGGACGGGTTATCTGGAGGAATATGCTCCAACCGAGCAACTGTTCCTTAACCCGGCACATAAAAAAACGGAAGAGTATATCTCCGGAAAATTCGGTTGA
- a CDS encoding PAS domain-containing protein: MELIHNHDKRTARLIEYFQILYEGTTDKGTYESYRDVLETATAYETNAALDALLSKAQDIESYTIPVARFIRSVGKGLERATLPDYHDNELLSSLVEENVEIAKVSSSLQQLSIQLKKEGRDDFAGIQEVLSSFDLPQKHYERLQNELFPLFEQTSNEHGCVKLMWAIQNTALDLKKQAKAYKGSDMASFWKLFSNFYFNMEILRYRETYILYPVAYRALGKHSEKRMNNPLSDALFSCKTGELTSEQLELIFRLLPLDIAFIGSDDRVKFYSDPPHRIFPRSPQVIGRLVQNCHPPKSVSTVEEILSSFKEGREDSAEFYLVVRGAFVHIQYYAVRSMDGKYLGTLEVTQDATHLRSLSGEKRLL, translated from the coding sequence ATGGAACTAATACATAATCATGACAAGCGTACTGCACGGCTTATCGAGTACTTCCAAATTCTTTATGAGGGAACTACAGACAAGGGCACCTATGAATCCTATCGTGATGTATTGGAAACAGCCACAGCTTATGAGACGAATGCGGCATTGGATGCGCTCCTCAGTAAGGCACAGGATATTGAGTCCTATACCATTCCAGTAGCGAGGTTCATCAGGTCAGTGGGAAAGGGCTTGGAGCGTGCAACGCTTCCAGATTACCATGACAATGAACTGCTCTCATCCTTGGTTGAGGAGAATGTTGAAATTGCGAAGGTATCCTCATCATTGCAGCAACTCAGCATTCAACTGAAGAAGGAGGGAAGAGATGATTTTGCAGGTATACAGGAAGTTCTCTCCTCGTTTGACCTGCCACAAAAGCACTATGAGCGATTGCAGAATGAGTTATTCCCCCTTTTCGAGCAAACCAGCAATGAGCATGGCTGCGTGAAGCTTATGTGGGCAATCCAGAATACAGCCCTTGACCTCAAGAAGCAGGCAAAAGCTTATAAAGGCAGTGATATGGCATCATTCTGGAAATTGTTCAGCAACTTCTACTTCAACATGGAAATATTGCGGTATCGGGAAACATATATTCTCTACCCGGTTGCATATCGTGCACTAGGCAAACATAGCGAAAAGCGTATGAACAACCCTCTCTCTGATGCACTCTTTTCTTGTAAGACTGGTGAGCTTACCTCAGAACAGTTGGAGTTGATCTTCCGTCTCCTCCCACTCGATATTGCTTTCATTGGGTCCGATGACCGGGTCAAGTTTTACTCTGATCCACCACACCGTATCTTTCCCCGTAGTCCACAGGTAATTGGAAGGTTGGTACAAAACTGCCACCCTCCAAAGAGTGTGTCTACCGTCGAGGAAATCCTCAGTTCCTTCAAAGAAGGAAGGGAGGATTCTGCGGAGTTCTATCTGGTTGTAAGGGGAGCGTTTGTCCACATCCAGTACTACGCAGTGCGTAGCATGGATGGCAAGTATCTTGGGACTTTGGAAGTGACCCAAGACGCAACACACCTCAGATCCCTTAGCGGGGAGAAGCGGTTGCTTTAG
- the pstC gene encoding phosphate ABC transporter permease subunit PstC — MTQRHITHPFGKKRRLHERIIETILFLFALFSIMITVGIAVILIRESFLFFSDPEVTLVEFFTGKTWQPMIGLFGFLPLLNATIMTSIIAMLFAIPLGLFVAIYLAEYASDKVRGRLKPILEVLAGIPTIVYGYFALTFMTPLLRSIFGQETVEIYNTASAGLVIGILVLPMIATMAEDAISAVPQELRLAGLALGGTPIETTFRVVLPAALSGLSATFLLALSRAIGETMIVALAAGAGPNMTFNPFEAAETITGYIVRISGGDVSYNSVDYNSIFALGLVLFIITFTLNLISRKVSSLFYQEYE, encoded by the coding sequence ATGACACAAAGGCATATCACCCATCCTTTTGGAAAGAAACGCAGGCTGCATGAACGGATTATTGAAACTATTCTATTCCTGTTTGCATTGTTCTCCATCATGATTACGGTTGGGATTGCGGTGATTCTCATTCGCGAGTCCTTTCTCTTTTTCTCTGATCCCGAGGTCACCTTGGTTGAATTTTTTACCGGGAAGACTTGGCAACCCATGATCGGGCTGTTTGGTTTTCTCCCCTTGCTGAATGCAACCATCATGACGAGCATAATTGCCATGCTATTTGCCATACCTCTTGGGTTATTTGTGGCCATCTATCTTGCAGAGTATGCATCTGACAAGGTCAGAGGTAGACTCAAGCCAATCCTTGAGGTATTGGCCGGAATTCCGACCATCGTATACGGCTATTTTGCCCTAACCTTCATGACCCCGTTGCTTCGTTCAATATTTGGTCAGGAGACAGTGGAGATTTACAATACTGCCAGTGCAGGATTGGTGATTGGGATCCTCGTACTTCCCATGATCGCCACCATGGCCGAGGATGCCATCTCAGCAGTCCCCCAGGAGTTGCGCCTTGCAGGGCTTGCTCTTGGTGGTACCCCGATAGAGACCACTTTCCGTGTTGTTCTTCCTGCCGCTTTAAGCGGGCTGAGTGCAACATTCCTGCTCGCTCTCTCCAGAGCTATCGGAGAGACCATGATCGTAGCCTTGGCAGCAGGGGCAGGACCAAATATGACGTTCAATCCCTTTGAGGCTGCAGAAACCATAACAGGATACATTGTAAGGATAAGCGGTGGGGATGTCAGCTACAACTCGGTTGATTACAACAGCATTTTTGCGCTTGGGTTGGTTTTGTTTATCATCACCTTCACGCTGAATCTTATCTCAAGAAAAGTCTCAAGCCTTTTCTATCAGGAGTATGAATAA
- a CDS encoding nucleoside-diphosphate kinase, whose product MEQSLSYVLVTPYTVAKSRTGGVLSRLLSRISLELVGAQMIAMDQTITEEYATIIKTREKDEGANISNLLSSYIEQNLGPTGGVKHRSLLLLFKGEHPCEELTKVVGSFQKEARLVENVTGMSIRDTYADLIYTDEKESEVLYFEPAVITAQSQNEADQTLALFGSWLPGKNNIVKNRPDEYYEKTQRTLVIIKPDNWKYASSRPGMIIDMFSRSGLRIVGIKVLKMSVSQALQFYGPTKEGLKAKLAPIYGMQARELLEGEFNVLLGDQLQTILTNSFGDMYSEEQFERIVEFMAGIKPSECKAENLDKPGLVKCMVLIYEGVDAVSKIRTILGATDPNKALAGTIRREFGSNIRVNAAHASDSPENAQREMGVLQAEENFNATLIKGYLESKATASPR is encoded by the coding sequence ATGGAACAGTCCTTATCGTATGTTCTGGTTACCCCATATACCGTAGCAAAAAGTCGCACCGGCGGGGTGCTATCCAGACTTCTCTCCCGCATATCCCTTGAGCTTGTAGGAGCTCAGATGATTGCAATGGATCAGACCATTACTGAGGAATATGCAACAATTATCAAGACCCGGGAAAAGGATGAGGGCGCAAATATCTCAAACCTTCTTTCCTCCTACATAGAACAGAACCTAGGACCCACCGGTGGAGTCAAACACCGATCCTTGTTGCTTCTATTCAAAGGGGAACATCCCTGTGAGGAACTTACCAAAGTGGTTGGGTCCTTCCAGAAGGAAGCCCGCTTGGTGGAAAATGTTACCGGTATGTCAATCCGTGACACCTATGCTGATCTTATCTACACCGATGAAAAAGAGAGCGAGGTTCTCTATTTTGAGCCTGCAGTGATTACTGCACAAAGCCAAAATGAAGCTGACCAAACGCTTGCCCTCTTTGGCTCTTGGTTACCAGGCAAGAACAACATCGTCAAGAACAGACCAGATGAATATTATGAGAAGACCCAACGCACACTTGTCATCATCAAGCCAGACAACTGGAAGTATGCTTCCAGCCGCCCGGGCATGATCATTGACATGTTCAGTCGCAGTGGTCTTCGTATTGTAGGCATTAAGGTGCTCAAAATGTCCGTTTCCCAAGCTCTGCAGTTCTACGGCCCGACCAAGGAAGGCTTGAAAGCCAAACTTGCTCCCATCTACGGTATGCAAGCGAGGGAACTTTTGGAAGGTGAATTCAATGTACTGCTGGGAGACCAGCTCCAGACAATCCTGACCAACAGCTTCGGTGACATGTACAGTGAAGAACAGTTCGAACGCATTGTAGAATTCATGGCCGGCATAAAACCGAGTGAATGTAAGGCTGAGAATTTGGACAAACCAGGACTGGTAAAATGCATGGTCCTGATCTATGAAGGCGTTGATGCCGTGAGCAAGATCAGAACGATCCTTGGTGCCACAGACCCGAACAAGGCACTTGCAGGAACCATCCGCAGAGAATTCGGCTCCAATATCCGCGTCAATGCTGCACACGCATCTGACTCACCGGAGAATGCCCAACGAGAGATGGGTGTATTGCAAGCTGAAGAGAATTTCAACGCCACCCTGATCAAGGGATATCTCGAATCTAAAGCAACCGCTTCTCCCCGCTAA
- the pstA gene encoding phosphate ABC transporter permease PstA, with protein sequence MQKESMFGTKAESLLLMKKRARLSMFWKVIFIFATTVAVLFLLLLLVSVIDSIFGYAVIRNEVNISELISGASSLDEFSRSQLEEVARNNFSSGILRRVEYEKPIAERSDRDLRALIEQYIIKPSVLRSWGLWESITKQDEIGAFMANQEDSYLIFKSWITPKFLTNDQSTNPLNAGIRTALLGSLWIIAITFLLAFPIGVGSAIYLEEYAEDTKLNRMLQLNIFNLSAVPSIIYGLLGLAVFVRAMEGVTSGAFLSTIADTTANGRTILSGGLTLGLLVLPIIIINTQEALKGVPDSLRMSSYGVGATKWQTIWSQVLPVSFDRILTGTILALSRALGETAPLVVIGASTFISVDPSSIFSKFTTLPIQIYQWSARPQGSYRNIAAAAIIILLVLLLVLNSGAIYLRDKLAKKKRMAA encoded by the coding sequence ATGCAGAAAGAATCGATGTTTGGCACCAAAGCAGAGAGCCTGCTCTTGATGAAGAAACGCGCTCGCTTATCGATGTTCTGGAAAGTGATATTTATCTTCGCTACAACAGTTGCAGTCTTGTTTCTGCTGCTGTTGCTTGTATCAGTGATTGACTCCATTTTCGGCTATGCAGTCATCAGAAACGAGGTGAATATTTCAGAGTTGATCAGTGGGGCTTCGTCCTTGGATGAGTTCTCCCGGTCTCAATTGGAGGAGGTTGCAAGGAACAACTTCTCCAGTGGCATACTGAGAAGGGTGGAGTATGAAAAGCCGATAGCAGAACGTTCCGATCGTGATTTACGTGCCTTGATAGAGCAATATATCATCAAGCCATCGGTACTCAGGAGCTGGGGCCTTTGGGAGTCGATCACCAAGCAGGATGAGATTGGCGCTTTCATGGCAAATCAGGAAGATTCTTACCTGATCTTCAAGAGCTGGATAACCCCGAAATTTCTCACCAATGACCAAAGTACCAATCCCCTCAATGCTGGTATTCGCACTGCACTCCTTGGCTCTCTCTGGATTATTGCCATTACCTTCTTGCTGGCTTTTCCCATCGGAGTGGGGTCAGCCATCTATCTGGAAGAGTATGCAGAGGATACTAAACTAAATCGTATGCTGCAGCTCAATATCTTTAACCTCAGTGCAGTTCCTTCAATTATCTACGGCCTCCTGGGATTGGCCGTATTCGTAAGGGCTATGGAAGGGGTTACCAGTGGGGCCTTTCTCAGTACGATAGCAGATACCACCGCGAATGGCAGGACTATTCTCAGTGGGGGTCTTACCTTGGGGTTGTTGGTGCTCCCGATCATTATCATCAACACCCAGGAAGCCCTCAAGGGTGTTCCCGATTCACTGAGGATGAGCAGCTACGGGGTGGGAGCAACAAAGTGGCAGACCATCTGGAGCCAAGTCCTTCCTGTCAGTTTTGACAGGATATTAACGGGAACGATTCTCGCTCTCTCCAGGGCTTTGGGAGAAACGGCACCTCTGGTAGTCATTGGTGCATCAACGTTCATCAGCGTTGACCCTTCCAGTATCTTCTCAAAATTTACCACCTTGCCGATTCAGATTTACCAGTGGTCGGCTCGTCCCCAGGGTTCATATCGCAATATTGCAGCAGCAGCCATCATTATCTTGTTGGTACTTCTCCTTGTATTGAACAGTGGGGCTATCTATCTCAGAGACAAACTAGCCAAGAAAAAGAGGATGGCAGCATGA
- a CDS encoding PstS family phosphate ABC transporter substrate-binding protein, which yields MKKLSIIVLMVITLASLSAAGKSESENVATSSFSWIEGPEVEGLPGVNPLKVRGNIITAGSSTVYPLSERMAERFKEEGYSGVITIDSIGSGAGFERFTVSGETDISNASRGIKASEIEDAKKIGRNPIEFRVGTDALAVVVSKENTFLKDATMEELGKIFSTAKLWSDINPAYPAEPIQRFIPGTDSGTFDYFSEEAFDKNPEPMLSASHLQLSEDDNILVQGIKGSPYAIGFFGYAYYSENADSLNILSINGIEASKVNVDNNSYPLARPLFLYSDAEIMKSKPQVAAFLDFYLSYVNEEVVGVGYFPANEDELNKARQAWLDATQGAY from the coding sequence ATGAAAAAATTGAGTATTATCGTCCTGATGGTTATCACCCTGGCTTCACTTAGTGCAGCAGGGAAGAGTGAATCAGAGAATGTTGCAACAAGCTCCTTCAGCTGGATTGAAGGCCCTGAAGTTGAAGGACTTCCAGGGGTAAATCCCCTGAAGGTCAGGGGGAATATCATTACCGCGGGAAGTTCCACCGTCTATCCCCTTTCTGAGCGTATGGCTGAGCGGTTCAAGGAAGAAGGGTACAGTGGTGTTATCACCATTGACTCGATTGGAAGTGGTGCAGGCTTTGAACGTTTTACGGTATCTGGTGAGACTGACATCTCAAATGCAAGCCGTGGTATCAAGGCAAGCGAGATTGAGGATGCCAAGAAGATCGGCAGAAATCCTATCGAGTTTAGGGTTGGTACCGATGCACTTGCAGTGGTTGTCAGCAAGGAAAACACCTTCCTGAAAGATGCAACCATGGAAGAGCTTGGTAAGATTTTTAGTACAGCTAAGTTGTGGTCCGATATCAATCCTGCTTATCCTGCCGAGCCGATTCAGCGCTTTATCCCTGGCACCGACAGTGGTACCTTCGACTACTTCTCTGAGGAAGCGTTCGACAAGAATCCTGAACCGATGCTCTCTGCAAGTCACCTACAGCTCAGTGAGGATGATAACATCCTGGTCCAGGGAATCAAGGGCAGTCCCTATGCAATAGGATTCTTCGGTTATGCATACTACAGTGAGAATGCAGACTCTCTCAACATTCTCAGTATCAACGGAATTGAAGCAAGCAAAGTGAATGTGGATAACAACTCCTATCCATTGGCAAGACCTCTCTTCCTCTACAGTGATGCCGAGATTATGAAGAGTAAACCGCAGGTGGCAGCATTCCTGGACTTCTACCTCAGCTATGTGAATGAAGAGGTTGTAGGCGTAGGGTACTTCCCTGCCAATGAGGATGAACTGAATAAGGCTCGCCAGGCTTGGCTGGATGCTACCCAAGGTGCCTACTAA
- the phoU gene encoding phosphate signaling complex protein PhoU, with protein MDQTISKLDEKMQFFQEMLIQMVNRVEESIYQAQYAFRNHDVELAKKVIANDWFIDQLQEMVENDAVRLLVSETPYGHYMRHIIAGIKIVSSLERMGDHAAHMAKMASSEEEAMFIPFVERISEMALLGATMTRKVVEAFIDVKAEKAIEVASLDDKMDAERDALNADLFALRPETEAEMERILNLFYLTKEMERYGDHVTTICRWIVYMDKGQRPKLNGPKKTG; from the coding sequence ATGGACCAAACTATCAGTAAGCTTGATGAGAAGATGCAATTCTTCCAAGAGATGCTCATTCAGATGGTGAACAGGGTGGAGGAATCAATCTACCAGGCACAATATGCGTTTCGAAACCACGATGTGGAGTTGGCCAAGAAAGTCATAGCCAACGACTGGTTCATCGACCAGCTGCAGGAGATGGTGGAGAATGATGCAGTTCGACTCCTGGTAAGTGAGACTCCTTATGGGCATTATATGCGTCATATCATTGCAGGAATCAAGATCGTATCCAGCTTGGAGCGGATGGGAGACCATGCTGCGCATATGGCAAAGATGGCAAGCAGTGAAGAGGAAGCTATGTTCATCCCGTTTGTAGAACGTATCAGCGAAATGGCATTGCTTGGTGCTACCATGACCCGCAAGGTTGTTGAGGCTTTCATCGATGTCAAGGCGGAGAAAGCAATCGAGGTTGCCTCCCTTGACGACAAGATGGATGCAGAGCGGGATGCCTTAAACGCTGACCTCTTCGCTCTCAGGCCAGAGACAGAGGCAGAGATGGAACGTATCCTTAATCTCTTTTATCTGACGAAGGAGATGGAACGGTATGGGGATCATGTGACTACCATCTGCCGCTGGATCGTCTATATGGACAAGGGGCAACGCCCAAAGCTCAATGGACCTAAAAAGACTGGGTAG
- a CDS encoding isochorismatase family cysteine hydrolase, with protein sequence MPTATKKDYSKSLSRGLLVVIDMQKDFVFGSLGTVEAQKVVDKVVAKVTGHKGALAYTLDTHEADYLETSEGKHLPVSHCIKGEEGHQLVDQLMEPLKNAMVFEKPTFGSVDLATYIAGDETITQVELIGVCTDICVVSNALLIKAMRPELPVLVDASCCAGTTPSNHEAALKTMHSCQIEIFS encoded by the coding sequence ATGCCTACTGCAACAAAGAAGGATTATTCAAAGTCTCTTTCTAGAGGGTTGCTTGTCGTGATTGACATGCAAAAGGATTTCGTTTTTGGAAGCCTCGGCACTGTTGAAGCACAGAAGGTGGTTGATAAGGTGGTCGCAAAAGTGACAGGTCACAAGGGAGCGCTTGCCTATACCTTGGACACCCATGAGGCAGACTATCTGGAAACCAGTGAAGGAAAACATCTTCCTGTCTCTCACTGTATCAAGGGGGAAGAAGGGCATCAGTTGGTAGATCAGCTCATGGAACCGCTAAAAAATGCAATGGTCTTTGAAAAACCCACGTTTGGTTCAGTTGATCTTGCAACCTACATTGCAGGGGACGAGACAATCACCCAGGTTGAGTTGATAGGGGTATGCACCGATATCTGTGTCGTATCAAATGCCCTCTTGATCAAGGCAATGAGACCGGAGCTTCCTGTACTCGTTGATGCAAGTTGTTGCGCTGGAACAACCCCTAGCAACCATGAGGCAGCACTGAAGACAATGCATTCGTGCCAAATCGAGATTTTTTCTTGA
- a CDS encoding ATP-binding protein, whose amino-acid sequence MQYKSIRARLALTTFLVLVCSLFGSMWIANRSFATTIRETTYAELSAKAEYLATLSKNSSEPWMAEHFDSYAASTATRITIINSEGEVLFDSDYAAETMNNHLYREEIQAALEKGSASSERRSSTQNLPVLYWAVALEDHPTIAILRVSKTLIQLAGYQRTYQSLFFRGIGVLVLFFLLLTFFVITMITRPLDRLKGLARKYAAGDLQARLHLSTPQELAELAHTMEEMAQEIQEKISQVEFGKNQVEAILNSLSEGILLLDRNLNIKVANREAHLLFTDQRDSVLDKNLSQLISSNEVRTLCNATLRDGEERELTIEQYGHLFGQTARIAGKQQVRELRMLTCAVRSSEGFINSVVLSINDMTELKRLEQIRKDFVANVSHELKTPITSIAGFAEALTETQNPEEITHFSKIISRQANRMRQLVEDLLLLSSLEQEQHKASMSWTTLEQIVGETEEACSYRFEERGSSLLIASDNPDNLLLYVNENLIAQALTNLVINALNYSEAGSGVHLSATVEEDHIVFSVKDHGIGIPKDVQDRIFERFYRVDAARSRSQGGTGLGLSIVKHIVNVHGGILSLESEMGKGSTFTITLPRMGGNLKDLQKRSEELYKKH is encoded by the coding sequence ATGCAATACAAAAGCATTCGTGCACGTTTGGCGTTGACTACCTTTCTTGTTCTGGTGTGCTCGCTCTTTGGCAGTATGTGGATTGCAAACCGCTCGTTCGCCACTACCATCAGGGAAACAACCTATGCTGAGCTCTCTGCTAAGGCAGAGTATTTGGCAACCCTCTCCAAGAACTCATCAGAGCCATGGATGGCAGAACATTTTGACTCATATGCAGCTTCCACTGCAACCAGAATCACCATCATCAACAGTGAGGGCGAAGTTCTATTTGACTCTGACTACGCTGCAGAGACTATGAACAACCACCTCTATCGTGAAGAAATACAAGCAGCATTGGAAAAGGGAAGTGCTTCCAGTGAACGGCGCAGCAGTACCCAGAATCTTCCCGTCCTCTACTGGGCAGTAGCATTGGAAGACCATCCCACCATTGCAATACTGAGGGTCTCCAAGACCCTCATCCAACTCGCAGGGTACCAGAGGACATACCAAAGCCTCTTCTTCAGAGGCATTGGTGTTCTGGTGCTTTTTTTCCTGCTCCTTACCTTCTTCGTCATCACCATGATCACCCGACCGCTTGACCGATTGAAGGGCTTAGCGCGTAAATATGCAGCAGGTGACCTCCAAGCAAGACTGCATCTCTCAACCCCACAGGAACTTGCTGAACTTGCTCATACCATGGAAGAAATGGCCCAAGAGATCCAAGAAAAGATCTCTCAGGTTGAGTTCGGCAAGAATCAAGTGGAAGCCATTCTCAATAGCCTCAGCGAAGGAATCCTTCTCCTTGACCGCAACCTGAACATCAAGGTAGCAAACAGGGAGGCCCATTTGCTCTTTACTGACCAAAGAGACTCGGTCCTGGACAAAAATCTTTCCCAGCTTATCAGTTCCAACGAAGTACGTACTCTCTGTAATGCCACACTGCGGGATGGAGAGGAGAGAGAACTCACCATTGAACAGTATGGACACCTTTTTGGGCAAACTGCACGAATCGCAGGAAAACAACAGGTGCGGGAACTGAGGATGCTCACCTGTGCTGTTCGCTCATCTGAAGGATTCATCAACTCAGTGGTACTCTCCATAAATGACATGACAGAGTTAAAACGCCTCGAGCAAATCCGAAAGGATTTCGTGGCCAATGTAAGTCATGAACTCAAGACCCCCATTACCTCAATTGCTGGATTTGCAGAAGCGCTTACAGAGACCCAGAATCCAGAGGAAATCACCCACTTCTCAAAGATTATCAGCAGGCAAGCAAACAGAATGAGACAACTTGTTGAGGACTTGCTATTACTCAGTAGTCTTGAGCAAGAACAGCATAAGGCATCCATGAGCTGGACTACCTTAGAGCAAATCGTCGGGGAAACGGAAGAAGCGTGTTCCTATCGCTTTGAGGAACGTGGCAGCAGCCTGCTCATTGCTTCGGACAATCCAGATAATCTTCTGCTCTATGTCAATGAAAATCTGATCGCACAGGCTTTGACAAACTTGGTGATCAATGCATTGAACTACTCTGAAGCAGGATCGGGGGTTCATCTCTCGGCAACAGTTGAAGAGGACCATATTGTCTTCAGCGTCAAAGACCATGGTATTGGTATACCCAAGGATGTCCAAGACAGAATTTTCGAGCGGTTCTACCGAGTCGATGCAGCAAGAAGTAGGAGTCAGGGCGGAACCGGCCTTGGTCTCTCCATTGTGAAACATATCGTGAATGTCCATGGGGGAATACTCTCGCTTGAGAGTGAAATGGGAAAAGGAAGCACCTTTACCATCACACTCCCGAGGATGGGTGGAAACCTGAAGGACCTGCAAAAACGAAGCGAAGAGCTCTACAAGAAGCACTAG